A genomic region of Mesorhizobium sp. NZP2077 contains the following coding sequences:
- a CDS encoding ABC transporter permease has protein sequence MLLQRFLIRLLTMLITLFGVAVVVFVVIRVAPGDPIAMMLPPGATEADIARLRALYGLDKTIVQQFFIWLSGVVRGDFGTSISLRQEVLGLVFNRLPATLELAVVALVMAVGLGGTTAIIGARERGTAAEAGIDIASGATLSIPDFLWGLVLILLFGVLVPIFDISGRVSPQLDLPFVTQFYLFESILRLRLDLTWDLLKHMLMPAVALALPLAAIISQLLKQSLKEVLDLDYVVLARVKGFSETQVILREALKNAALPTLTLVGVQFTFLIGGTVIVERLFSYEGLGNMAIDAVINRDLPLIQGIVLVFALLFVLINLTVDMMYALLNPRLRHG, from the coding sequence ATGCTTCTGCAACGATTCCTGATCCGTCTTCTGACGATGCTGATCACGCTGTTCGGCGTGGCCGTCGTCGTGTTCGTCGTGATCCGCGTCGCGCCTGGCGATCCGATCGCCATGATGCTGCCGCCCGGCGCGACGGAGGCCGACATTGCCCGGCTGCGGGCGCTCTACGGGCTCGACAAGACGATCGTGCAACAATTCTTCATCTGGCTGTCCGGCGTCGTCAGGGGCGATTTCGGCACCTCGATCTCGCTTAGGCAAGAGGTGCTCGGCCTGGTCTTCAACCGGCTGCCGGCGACGCTGGAACTGGCCGTCGTCGCGCTGGTCATGGCGGTGGGGCTCGGCGGCACGACGGCGATAATCGGTGCGCGTGAGCGTGGCACGGCGGCCGAGGCCGGCATCGACATCGCCAGTGGTGCCACCCTTTCCATTCCGGATTTCCTGTGGGGCCTGGTGCTGATCCTGCTGTTCGGCGTGCTGGTGCCGATCTTCGACATTTCCGGCCGCGTGTCGCCGCAGCTCGACCTGCCTTTTGTTACCCAGTTCTACCTGTTCGAGAGCATTTTACGCCTGCGCCTCGACCTGACCTGGGACCTGCTGAAGCATATGCTGATGCCGGCGGTGGCGCTGGCGTTGCCGCTGGCGGCGATCATCTCGCAGCTGCTGAAACAGTCGCTGAAGGAGGTGCTGGACCTCGACTATGTCGTGCTGGCGCGGGTGAAGGGGTTTTCGGAGACGCAGGTCATCCTGCGCGAGGCGCTGAAGAACGCCGCTTTGCCGACGCTGACCCTGGTCGGCGTGCAGTTCACCTTCCTCATCGGCGGCACGGTCATCGTCGAGCGGCTGTTTTCCTACGAAGGCCTCGGCAACATGGCGATCGACGCCGTCATCAACCGCGACCTGCCGCTGATCCAAGGCATCGTGCTGGTTTTCGCGCTGCTGTTCGTGCTGATCAACCTCACCGTCGACATGATGTATGCGCTGCTCAATCCGAGGCTGCGCCATGGATAG